Genomic DNA from Solanum pennellii chromosome 3, SPENNV200:
GGTCATCAAGACTGATAGTGATAGCGTTGGCGCATGCGTTTTCCTTCTTTGCAGCTGTAGCTTCTAGTCTGAATGTTTCTGGAGGACATATCAACCCAGCTGTTACCTTTGGTTCACTAGTGGGAGGCAGGATTTCTGTTGTTCGTGCTATCTATTATTGGGTTGCTCAGCTTTTTGGTTCTGTTTTAGCTTCTCTTTTGTTGAGGCTTGCTACTGATGGCTTGGTAATAACGAAAACAATCTAGTTTTTTCTGTTTGTTGTTTGAGATTGAGGTGTAATTGTTTGTGTTGGTGCAGCGGCCACGGGGATTCTCGGTTGCAGCAGGGGTGGGTAACTTGAATGCACTTGTGATGGAGATAGTGATGACGTTTGGACTAATGTACACAGTATATGCAACTGCTGTTGATCCAAGGAGGGGAAGCTTGAGCACCATTGCCCCTCTTGCTATTGCATTTATTCTGGGGGCAAACACCCTGGTGGGAGGGCCTTTTGAGGGTGCATCAATGAACCCAGCAAGGGCATTTGGACCTGCTTTAGTGGGTTGGAGATGGAGGAACCATTGGATCTACTGGTTGGGCCCTTTCATCGGTGCAGCCCTGGCTGGACTTATCTACGAGTACGGGATCATACAGCATGAAACTGTTCCACGACCCACTACCCACCAGCCCTTGGCACCTGAAGATTACTAAGAGAGTCCTTCATTTGTGAATAAGAAAGGATTGTGCTTAAGAAACTTATGTGATGTTTGTAGTCCAGTTTATGGTTGTTTTTTAATTCCATCTTCTGATGTTCTCTGCGTTTAAATACTTCTGTATGTAGCTGCCTGCACATTTCCTAAGTTTCAGAAATCAAGACGGTAATCCCAGACCAGTAATAGCATGAATAAAATCTACTTTTTATCtgtcttattatttatttattggacATTCTATGTCTCTGTTTACTTGCATATATAGAGGAATTTCCATCTTAAGGTACTCATGGCAGGATACATTTTTCAGTCATTTCCTATAAAAGGAGTCTCTACGAGTGACAACGGCAAAACtgaaatgaatgtaatgactaattaaatcaaattacaGAACGGTGATGGTACAAAAAAATGGGGTTGAGATTGCTAAAGCTTACGATAAAATCTGGCAACCCATGGGGCAAGTTCAGTTACATCAGGGGTTCTAGGATTAGAGGCATAATAATCAGACCAGTAGCAGGGAGACATATTCTCTGTGAGTTCACCATTAGAGTAAATGCAAAATGGTAGCCAATCTTCTCCTCCATTCATTCTTCTTTTCCTCTCTCTTGGATACGCTAATGGCGCCTGCACATACCTGCATCAGATAAGTGAACTTGAGGTTTTGAATTAGCACAAGAAGTTTAACTCCTAAGGTGTGAATTCCCTCCCTCCCTCCCTTTCTTCAACTGTCCATTACTGAAGTTTACTTGATCTTTGTCTGTCATATTTTAAGACCAGAACCCAAAGGAAAAAAGCAAACAGTGGTCATACACAATAAACTTTGCTTCAATTGAAATTCCTTACAACTAGTAAGCGTTTAT
This window encodes:
- the LOC107012606 gene encoding probable aquaporin TIP3-2; the protein is MAMPARRYAFGRADEATHPDSMRATLSELLSTFIFVFAGEGSVLAIDKLYPDTGLGSSRLIVIALAHAFSFFAAVASSLNVSGGHINPAVTFGSLVGGRISVVRAIYYWVAQLFGSVLASLLLRLATDGLRPRGFSVAAGVGNLNALVMEIVMTFGLMYTVYATAVDPRRGSLSTIAPLAIAFILGANTLVGGPFEGASMNPARAFGPALVGWRWRNHWIYWLGPFIGAALAGLIYEYGIIQHETVPRPTTHQPLAPEDY